A stretch of the Asticcacaulis sp. ZE23SCel15 genome encodes the following:
- the fabF gene encoding beta-ketoacyl-ACP synthase II, with amino-acid sequence MARRVVITGVGLLTPLGHGTEISWKRLLEGKSGAGPITAFDTTDYACTVACEIPTVDGRGGGGPDIEGSFDASKVLSNKERRKVDDFILYAIAAADEALSDANWHPETEEDQVRTGVMIGSGIGGLGVIAATALELKEKGPKRISPFFIPSSLINLASGQVSIRHGLKGPNHSVVTACATGAHAIGDAARLIKYGDADVMVAGGAESAIVPVGIAGFIACRALCTAFNDAPEKASRPYDKDRDGFVMGEGAGILVLEEYEHAKARGAKIYAEVLGYGLSGDAYHITAPSEDGDGGFRAMSLALKDAGISATEIDYVNSHGTSTMADGIELKAIEKFLGERAATGTVSSTKSAIGHLLGAAGAVEAAFCALAIRDQIAPPTINLDNPDVETPIDLVPNKAKPMKIDKVMSNSFGFGGTNAALILGKVD; translated from the coding sequence ATGGCTCGTCGCGTCGTGATTACTGGCGTTGGTCTGTTGACCCCTCTGGGGCATGGGACCGAAATTTCGTGGAAGCGTCTGCTGGAAGGCAAATCCGGCGCTGGCCCGATCACCGCTTTTGATACGACCGATTATGCCTGCACCGTCGCCTGTGAAATACCTACCGTAGATGGGCGCGGCGGAGGTGGCCCGGACATCGAAGGCTCGTTTGATGCTTCGAAAGTCCTGTCCAACAAAGAGCGTCGCAAGGTTGACGATTTTATCCTGTACGCGATTGCCGCCGCCGATGAAGCGCTGAGCGACGCCAACTGGCATCCTGAAACCGAAGAGGATCAGGTCCGAACCGGCGTAATGATCGGCTCCGGCATTGGCGGTCTGGGCGTCATCGCCGCCACCGCACTGGAGCTTAAGGAAAAAGGCCCCAAGCGGATTTCGCCGTTCTTTATTCCGTCATCTCTGATCAATCTGGCGTCGGGTCAGGTGTCGATCCGTCATGGCCTTAAGGGGCCTAACCATTCGGTCGTCACGGCTTGCGCCACGGGTGCCCATGCAATTGGTGATGCGGCCCGCCTGATCAAGTATGGCGACGCCGATGTCATGGTGGCTGGTGGTGCTGAATCGGCGATTGTGCCGGTCGGTATTGCGGGCTTTATTGCCTGCCGTGCCCTGTGTACCGCCTTTAACGATGCGCCGGAAAAAGCCTCGCGCCCCTATGACAAAGACCGTGATGGCTTTGTGATGGGCGAAGGGGCCGGCATACTGGTGCTCGAAGAATATGAACATGCTAAGGCGCGCGGCGCTAAGATCTATGCCGAAGTGCTGGGCTATGGCCTGTCGGGTGACGCCTATCACATCACCGCCCCGTCCGAAGATGGTGATGGTGGTTTCCGCGCTATGAGCTTGGCGCTCAAAGATGCGGGCATTTCAGCTACCGAAATCGACTATGTCAATTCGCACGGTACATCGACCATGGCTGATGGCATTGAGTTGAAAGCGATCGAGAAATTCCTGGGCGAACGGGCGGCCACCGGCACGGTATCGTCGACCAAATCCGCCATTGGCCACCTTTTGGGCGCTGCCGGTGCGGTCGAGGCCGCGTTCTGTGCGCTGGCCATACGCGATCAGATCGCGCCGCCGACCATCAACCTCGACAATCCGGATGTTGAAACGCCCATCGATCTGGTGCCTAATAAGGCCAAGCCTATGAAGATTGATAAGGTTATGTCAAACTCCTTCGGATTCGGGGGCACTAACGCCGCGCTCATCTTGGGTAAGGTCGACTAA
- the mltG gene encoding endolytic transglycosylase MltG: MTKKGRPAKPRKAKRLIAPVAGLLSGLFLLFLAVLLGVYAQAFGPGPVARDNAEVTSVSLKQGMGVIAIAKTLKAAGVIRSETAFRLAAKVSGRDNAMRAGTYEFDSRQPLFSVLKQIQDGKVVQHFVTIPEGRTSAQAVRILMAVEALKGDVDIPPEGSVLPETYQYEPGETRQAVLDRMLDAGRKTLNDLWAKRQPGLPINTPEEALILASVVEKETGIATERPRVAAVFVNRLRKGMRLESDPTVVYGVSKGEPLGRGLRRSELDTATPWNTYLISRLPITPIANPGKASIEAVLNPAQTNDIFFVADGTGGHVFAETYDQHLVNVANWRKIENQPRDSAVTALSSKAN; encoded by the coding sequence ATGACGAAAAAAGGCAGGCCGGCCAAACCGCGAAAAGCCAAGCGTTTGATTGCGCCGGTTGCGGGCCTGTTGTCGGGATTGTTTCTGCTGTTTCTGGCCGTGCTGTTAGGTGTCTATGCTCAAGCGTTCGGGCCGGGGCCGGTGGCGCGTGATAATGCTGAGGTGACCTCGGTGTCGCTCAAGCAGGGCATGGGCGTTATCGCCATTGCCAAAACCCTCAAAGCGGCGGGCGTTATCCGCTCTGAAACCGCCTTTCGTTTGGCCGCCAAGGTTAGTGGCCGCGATAACGCCATGCGTGCGGGCACCTATGAGTTCGATAGCCGTCAGCCGTTGTTCAGCGTCCTGAAACAGATTCAGGACGGCAAGGTGGTGCAACACTTCGTCACTATCCCCGAAGGCCGGACCTCGGCTCAGGCCGTGCGAATCCTGATGGCGGTTGAAGCGTTGAAAGGCGATGTCGATATCCCGCCCGAAGGTTCAGTGCTGCCGGAGACCTATCAGTATGAGCCCGGTGAAACCCGTCAGGCCGTGCTTGACCGGATGCTGGACGCGGGCCGTAAGACTTTGAACGATCTGTGGGCCAAACGTCAGCCGGGCCTGCCGATCAATACACCGGAAGAAGCGCTGATACTGGCGTCTGTGGTCGAAAAAGAAACCGGTATTGCCACTGAGCGCCCGCGCGTAGCCGCTGTCTTCGTCAACCGCCTGCGCAAAGGAATGCGGCTGGAGTCCGATCCGACCGTGGTTTACGGGGTCTCCAAAGGTGAACCGCTGGGGCGGGGCCTGCGCCGCTCTGAACTGGATACGGCGACACCGTGGAACACCTATCTGATTTCGCGCCTGCCGATCACGCCGATTGCCAATCCGGGTAAGGCCTCGATTGAGGCCGTGCTTAATCCGGCCCAGACCAATGATATCTTCTTTGTCGCCGATGGCACCGGCGGTCATGTGTTTGCCGAAACCTATGATCAGCACCTGGTCAATGTCGCCAACTGGCGCAAGATCGAGAACCAGCCGCGCGATTCCGCCGTTACGGCCCTGAGCAGCAAAGCCAACTAA
- a CDS encoding YicC/YloC family endoribonuclease, with protein MALYSMTGFARRDGRHSDDLGETRWTIEVRSVNGRSLDVKCRYPAGYEHLDRLAKELCKVKFQRGQIAVNFQISTDAPRAAVTINESMIDFYLRAGDDLIKSGRVKPPRWDGLLSLRGVLETAADEDAADDGRAFEASLIDDLNSVLEDLKAARGYEGEALLHILNHHMETLTIARHDAEALAGQQLTHIRERFERRLTEIMGDTAEFHDRILQEAAVLGVKADVTEELDRLRAHIEAAHALLGAETSQGRKLDFLAQEFMREANTLCSKSTLTELTSIGLNLKSTIDQFREQIQNVE; from the coding sequence ATGGCGCTTTATAGCATGACTGGCTTTGCCAGACGCGATGGCCGCCATAGCGACGATTTGGGTGAAACGCGCTGGACGATTGAGGTGCGCTCCGTCAATGGCCGCAGCCTTGATGTCAAATGCCGCTATCCGGCAGGGTATGAGCATCTGGATCGGCTGGCCAAGGAATTGTGCAAGGTCAAGTTTCAGCGTGGACAGATTGCGGTGAATTTTCAGATCAGCACGGATGCCCCCAGAGCCGCGGTGACTATCAATGAATCCATGATTGATTTTTACCTTCGGGCTGGCGATGACCTGATCAAAAGTGGCCGCGTCAAGCCGCCGCGCTGGGATGGATTACTATCTCTGCGCGGGGTGTTGGAAACGGCGGCGGATGAAGACGCCGCAGATGATGGTCGGGCGTTTGAAGCCAGTCTTATTGACGATCTCAATAGCGTGCTTGAGGACCTTAAAGCCGCGCGTGGCTATGAGGGTGAGGCGCTGCTGCATATCCTCAACCACCATATGGAAACCCTGACCATTGCCCGCCATGACGCCGAGGCCTTGGCAGGCCAGCAACTGACCCATATTCGTGAGCGCTTTGAGCGTCGCCTGACGGAGATCATGGGCGATACGGCTGAGTTTCATGATCGTATCCTGCAGGAAGCGGCGGTGCTCGGCGTCAAGGCTGATGTCACCGAAGAACTGGACCGTTTAAGGGCCCATATTGAGGCGGCCCATGCCTTGTTGGGAGCCGAAACCTCACAGGGCCGAAAGCTTGATTTTCTGGCGCAGGAATTTATGCGCGAAGCCAATACTTTGTGCTCCAAATCGACCCTGACCGAACTCACAAGCATCGGCCTGAATTTAAAATCAACGATTGATCAGTTTCGCGAGCAAATCCAGAATGTTGAATAA
- the gmk gene encoding guanylate kinase has product MLNNPRIRRGLMLIVVAPSGAGKTSLCRRLMADHEDLDLSISVTTRAPRPGEEDGREYHFIDDTRMDELVANDALLETASVHDHRYGTPREPVDKALSQGKNVLFDIDWQGAQRISVKAPSDVVRVFILPPSMSELKRRLVVRAQDGMDVIERRLSRAKGEIAHWAEYDYVILNDDFDRSYAELAHIYHAEAARRSRGLWIAPFVDELMSEPL; this is encoded by the coding sequence ATGTTGAATAATCCCCGCATCCGTCGTGGCCTTATGCTGATCGTCGTCGCCCCGTCGGGCGCGGGCAAAACGTCCCTGTGTCGCCGCCTCATGGCCGATCACGAAGACCTTGACCTATCGATTTCGGTGACTACTCGTGCCCCACGTCCGGGCGAAGAGGATGGTCGCGAATACCATTTCATTGATGATACGCGTATGGATGAACTGGTCGCAAATGATGCATTGCTTGAGACCGCTTCGGTCCACGACCACCGCTACGGTACGCCGCGTGAGCCGGTCGATAAGGCGCTGTCTCAGGGTAAAAACGTCCTGTTCGATATCGACTGGCAGGGCGCGCAGCGCATTTCGGTCAAGGCCCCGTCCGATGTGGTGCGGGTGTTCATCCTGCCACCGTCAATGTCTGAGCTTAAGCGTCGGTTGGTGGTGCGCGCTCAGGATGGCATGGATGTGATTGAGCGCCGCCTAAGCCGCGCCAAGGGCGAAATCGCCCATTGGGCCGAATATGATTATGTCATTCTCAATGATGATTTTGATCGGTCCTATGCCGAACTGGCGCACATCTATCATGCCGAAGCGGCCCGCCGGTCGCGGGGTTTGTGGATCGCGCCGTTTGTCGATGAATTGATGTCGGAGCCTCTATAG
- the rsmA gene encoding 16S rRNA (adenine(1518)-N(6)/adenine(1519)-N(6))-dimethyltransferase RsmA, with protein MTPKTQNELPSLRDSLEQHGLMAKKSFGQHFLLDLNITRKIVRLGGPFDGDVVIEVGPGPGGLTRALLESDARSVLAIEKDARFIELLSELNDTYGTRFDVIEADAVKADERALLAERDLGEAAHMVSNLPYNVGTPLLIKWLTGPWQPLSMTLMFQLEVALRVVAPVDDNDYGRLSVIAQVLCDCEKLMDLPARAFTPPPKVDSAVVKLTPKTDRPDAQLIRNLEKVTAAAFGQRRKMLRASLKPLGGEALLEKAGIDPTARAETVSPDRFLKLASLL; from the coding sequence ATGACGCCTAAAACGCAAAATGAGTTACCGAGTTTGCGCGATAGCCTTGAACAGCATGGCCTTATGGCCAAAAAAAGCTTCGGCCAGCACTTCCTGCTCGACCTCAACATAACGCGCAAGATTGTGCGTCTGGGTGGTCCGTTTGACGGCGATGTGGTGATTGAGGTGGGCCCCGGCCCCGGTGGCCTGACCCGCGCCCTGCTGGAATCTGATGCCCGATCGGTGCTGGCCATCGAAAAAGACGCCCGCTTTATCGAGCTTTTGAGCGAGCTAAATGACACCTACGGTACGCGCTTTGACGTGATCGAAGCCGATGCCGTTAAGGCCGATGAACGCGCCTTGCTGGCGGAACGCGATCTGGGTGAGGCCGCCCATATGGTGTCTAACCTGCCCTACAATGTCGGCACGCCGCTGCTGATCAAGTGGCTGACAGGCCCGTGGCAGCCGCTCAGCATGACCTTAATGTTTCAGCTTGAAGTCGCCCTGCGTGTGGTGGCGCCCGTCGATGACAATGACTATGGCCGCCTGAGCGTGATCGCGCAGGTGCTGTGCGATTGTGAAAAGCTGATGGACCTGCCCGCCCGCGCCTTTACACCGCCGCCCAAGGTCGACAGCGCCGTTGTCAAACTGACGCCAAAGACCGACCGGCCGGATGCACAACTGATTAGAAATCTCGAAAAAGTCACCGCCGCCGCCTTTGGTCAACGTCGTAAGATGCTGCGCGCCTCGCTTAAACCACTGGGCGGTGAGGCTTTGTTGGAAAAAGCCGGGATCGACCCGACCGCGCGGGCTGAAACCGTATCGCCGGATCGATTTTTGAAACTCGCCAGCCTGCTATAG
- the pdxA gene encoding 4-hydroxythreonine-4-phosphate dehydrogenase PdxA codes for MILKPLVITMGDPCGIGPEIILKAWDTLKQVPELCFCVIGDGAALRAAGADVAVVQDISDAHKVFAASLPVLDRPLTAPAVAGHPASRHGPHILRWIEEAVTLCLEGKARGLITAPIAKSVLYATGFSFPGHTEYLGNLTAAAPYDGARGPIMMLTAKELRVVLATIHIPLCDVKKRLNADDLAHTVRVTHQALKTDFGISSPRLVMAGLNPHAGEDGTIGREEIDLLKPAIANLQAQGIDIKGPFPADTLFHDEARGAYDACICLYHDQGLIPLKTLDFWGGVNITLGLPIVRTSPDHGTGFGIAGLGIARPDSLIAAIHAAHDLSMKRNDA; via the coding sequence ATCATTCTCAAACCGCTTGTCATCACTATGGGCGACCCGTGCGGTATCGGCCCAGAGATTATTCTCAAAGCTTGGGACACCTTAAAGCAGGTTCCTGAGCTTTGTTTTTGCGTGATAGGCGATGGCGCGGCCCTGAGAGCTGCCGGGGCTGATGTCGCCGTAGTTCAGGACATATCTGACGCCCATAAGGTGTTTGCGGCCAGCCTGCCGGTGCTTGACCGGCCCCTGACCGCCCCTGCCGTTGCGGGGCATCCCGCCAGCCGCCACGGCCCGCATATTTTGCGCTGGATCGAAGAGGCGGTGACGCTTTGTCTTGAAGGTAAGGCGCGCGGGCTGATTACGGCCCCCATCGCCAAATCCGTGCTCTATGCCACGGGGTTTAGCTTCCCCGGTCATACTGAATATCTGGGGAACCTGACCGCTGCCGCCCCTTACGACGGCGCGCGCGGCCCTATCATGATGCTGACCGCCAAGGAGTTGCGGGTAGTGTTGGCGACGATCCATATACCGCTTTGCGATGTAAAAAAGCGCCTGAACGCTGATGATCTGGCCCATACGGTGCGCGTCACCCATCAGGCCCTGAAAACCGATTTTGGCATTTCATCGCCGCGTCTGGTGATGGCGGGGCTGAACCCTCATGCCGGTGAAGATGGCACTATCGGTCGCGAAGAAATCGACCTGCTTAAGCCGGCGATCGCGAATTTACAGGCGCAGGGCATTGATATCAAAGGGCCCTTCCCCGCCGATACCCTATTCCATGATGAAGCGCGCGGGGCCTATGACGCCTGTATTTGCCTCTACCATGATCAGGGCCTGATCCCGCTCAAGACGCTCGATTTCTGGGGCGGTGTAAATATTACGCTGGGGCTGCCGATTGTGCGCACCTCGCCCGACCACGGCACCGGCTTTGGTATTGCAGGCCTTGGTATTGCCCGCCCCGACAGCCTGATTGCGGCCATCCATGCCGCCCACGATTTGAGTATGAAGCGCAATGACGCCTAA
- a CDS encoding peptidylprolyl isomerase: protein MSLKKMMFKTTALAMSAGLMTTAMASIAMAQSEAPQTQPASASQAQRPSLREGIIAIVNDELISSYDLRQRMLLLIVTSGVQVNEQNYEAFQQQALRSLIDERLELQEAKRWELTVDEEEITEEITRMAAQSNLSYDQLVAELQRAGVDPQTLRSQIRAETGWQRLVGGRFNSKARVGKDQVNSYMAKITADSQKPQYLVAEIFLDPNLAGGLTEAQAGAQQLFQQIASGAAPFQSVARQFSNAPSAANGGDAGWLISGTIDPKIETVLQTMSGGQMTQPITTDEGVYIYYLREKTDGNSNSVMALKQAAISLGADAPASRVETAQKALESFRNSQKGCGALTDTTIDGNVVVTDLGETPLSELRDDYAAALKPLNVGQTTAPMRNDANMNVLIVCDKRLAGENAPTREQIEDRLVNQRLSMLGRRYLRDVRNQATIENK, encoded by the coding sequence ATGAGCCTGAAAAAAATGATGTTTAAGACGACTGCTCTGGCTATGAGCGCAGGCTTGATGACGACGGCTATGGCCTCAATCGCCATGGCGCAATCCGAGGCCCCGCAAACTCAACCAGCCTCGGCCTCACAGGCACAGCGCCCGTCCCTGCGCGAAGGCATTATCGCCATCGTTAATGATGAGCTGATTTCGTCCTATGATCTGCGTCAGCGGATGCTGCTGCTGATCGTGACGTCAGGCGTGCAGGTCAACGAACAAAATTACGAAGCCTTCCAGCAGCAGGCCCTGCGTAGCCTGATTGACGAACGTCTGGAGCTTCAGGAAGCCAAGCGCTGGGAACTGACGGTTGACGAAGAAGAAATTACCGAAGAAATCACCCGCATGGCGGCCCAGAGCAATCTGAGCTACGATCAGCTGGTGGCCGAACTGCAACGGGCAGGCGTTGATCCGCAAACCCTGCGCAGCCAGATCCGCGCCGAAACCGGCTGGCAGCGTCTGGTGGGGGGCCGCTTCAATTCCAAGGCCCGCGTCGGTAAGGATCAGGTCAATTCTTATATGGCCAAGATCACGGCCGACAGTCAAAAACCGCAATATCTGGTAGCTGAAATCTTTCTCGACCCCAATCTGGCCGGGGGGCTCACCGAAGCCCAGGCCGGTGCCCAGCAACTGTTCCAACAGATTGCCTCCGGTGCCGCCCCGTTTCAATCGGTGGCGCGCCAGTTTTCCAACGCCCCGTCTGCCGCCAATGGTGGTGATGCCGGCTGGCTGATTTCCGGCACAATCGATCCCAAGATCGAAACCGTCCTGCAAACCATGAGTGGCGGTCAGATGACCCAGCCGATCACCACGGACGAAGGAGTCTATATCTATTACCTGCGTGAAAAAACCGACGGTAATTCCAACTCGGTTATGGCGCTGAAACAGGCCGCCATATCGCTGGGCGCAGACGCTCCGGCCTCACGGGTTGAGACCGCGCAAAAAGCCTTGGAATCGTTCCGCAACAGTCAAAAAGGCTGCGGTGCCCTGACGGATACGACCATTGACGGCAATGTCGTGGTGACCGACCTTGGGGAAACTCCCTTAAGCGAACTGCGTGACGACTATGCCGCCGCCCTAAAGCCGCTTAATGTCGGCCAAACCACGGCCCCGATGCGCAATGATGCCAACATGAACGTGCTGATCGTCTGCGACAAACGTCTGGCCGGTGAAAACGCCCCAACGCGGGAACAAATCGAAGACCGCCTTGTCAATCAGCGCCTGTCGATGCTGGGCCGCCGCTATCTGCGCGATGTCCGCAATCAGGCGACCATCGAGAACAAATAA
- the lptD gene encoding LPS-assembly protein LptD, which produces MPSIRNSTAFRVFKRRADSLKGNALASDMHKPALKKFVYFLTVGISPLLAAGVLGGVAHAQNAPTPEASPLLKSTPSERAVTTPAEGYVVGEDGLTQDGAYVEADEVVTESENVIVARGNVEVRHHGRIIRADMVRYDKTTGKTLAQGNAVMINPDGSTQYADTLEVNEDLTAGYGTNFASVQPDNTKIFAERVERRDEDTNVLNNALYTPCEICVKPGEPTKGPTWSFQAGEIIQDKKRNVVIYKNAIFKMRGVPLFYTPILWHADPSAKASSGLLMPKIGSSQRRGMSYEQPYLWVISPYQDLVISPQFNEKVAPLLNTTWRRRFYSGDVTVRAGYTREAFFDNDGNKWGEKTDRSYILADGAFKITPDWRWSFTAERVSDSGSANFFERYKVGDVYEYRGVFTPGSRQLISQVNLTRQTDTAFVSATMATFQNLRIAALQDIGTSSNRPVAGSNKRYPLVAPVIEAQWNPINEFAGGRFKFNASGVALFREDYVGDPIAPDDSDGTNGYDSARLTLGAEWRRDFVTNHGIKAAPFLSARHDQYRIDDLDSAGRSANVSRSLATAGLDLSYPMIRKFDGFDVVLTPIAQLAVSPKSKSSSLIPNEDSQVFEYDETTLFKANKSPGYDLYEGGARASLGLKAQVQLDSGTTLKTLIGRTFRNEVEDTYLLTATSPAGVKVSYDPSGLAKTSSDWVVTSDFKTGDGGYYGYSKLRLDSEDGGIRRGEVGFTVNRPNTVATVRYIVDNTAVQWDTTNTVVTGFEGSRYEDVQLYARHFFTKNWGASMRINRDLKTNSWRRSEISAIYRDDCTWVEVVYERDETAILGNTNGKASSGISLRLNLAILGSSGSDFNDIR; this is translated from the coding sequence ATGCCGAGTATCCGTAATTCCACGGCCTTTCGCGTCTTTAAGCGCCGCGCCGACAGCCTGAAAGGTAACGCCTTAGCGTCCGACATGCACAAGCCCGCGCTGAAAAAATTCGTTTATTTCCTCACGGTTGGCATAAGCCCGCTGCTGGCGGCGGGTGTACTGGGCGGCGTCGCCCACGCTCAAAATGCACCAACTCCAGAAGCCTCTCCGCTACTTAAAAGCACGCCGTCTGAGCGTGCAGTGACCACACCGGCTGAGGGCTATGTCGTTGGCGAAGACGGCCTGACGCAGGACGGTGCCTATGTCGAAGCCGACGAAGTGGTAACCGAAAGCGAAAACGTGATCGTCGCCCGCGGCAATGTAGAAGTCCGCCATCATGGCCGGATTATCCGCGCCGATATGGTGCGCTACGACAAAACGACGGGTAAGACCCTGGCGCAGGGCAATGCCGTCATGATCAATCCGGACGGCTCGACCCAGTATGCCGACACGCTGGAGGTCAACGAAGACCTGACCGCCGGTTATGGCACCAATTTCGCCTCGGTCCAGCCCGACAATACCAAGATATTTGCTGAGCGGGTCGAACGGCGTGATGAAGACACCAACGTCCTGAATAACGCGCTTTATACGCCGTGTGAAATCTGCGTAAAGCCGGGGGAACCTACCAAGGGCCCGACCTGGTCGTTTCAAGCCGGCGAAATCATTCAGGATAAAAAACGCAACGTCGTGATCTATAAAAACGCCATCTTTAAGATGCGCGGCGTACCGTTGTTCTACACCCCGATCCTGTGGCATGCCGACCCCAGCGCCAAGGCCTCGTCAGGCCTGTTGATGCCCAAGATCGGTTCGTCACAACGGCGCGGCATGTCCTATGAGCAGCCCTATCTGTGGGTCATTTCGCCCTATCAGGACCTGGTTATCTCGCCTCAGTTCAATGAAAAAGTGGCCCCGCTGCTGAACACGACCTGGCGGCGGCGGTTCTATTCCGGCGATGTCACGGTACGCGCCGGTTACACCCGCGAAGCCTTTTTCGATAACGACGGCAATAAGTGGGGCGAAAAAACTGACCGCTCTTACATTCTGGCGGACGGCGCCTTCAAGATTACCCCGGACTGGCGCTGGAGCTTCACGGCTGAGCGTGTGTCCGATTCCGGCAGCGCCAACTTCTTTGAACGCTATAAGGTCGGCGATGTTTACGAATATCGCGGCGTCTTTACGCCCGGATCGCGTCAGCTCATCAGTCAGGTCAACCTGACCCGTCAGACCGACACCGCGTTTGTATCGGCCACTATGGCGACCTTCCAGAACCTGCGCATCGCGGCGTTACAGGACATCGGCACCTCCAGCAACCGACCGGTGGCGGGCTCAAACAAGCGCTATCCGCTGGTGGCCCCGGTGATCGAGGCTCAGTGGAACCCGATCAACGAGTTTGCCGGTGGCCGCTTCAAGTTCAACGCATCAGGCGTGGCCCTGTTCCGCGAAGACTATGTTGGCGATCCGATTGCGCCTGACGATTCCGACGGCACCAACGGCTACGATTCGGCCCGGTTGACCCTTGGGGCGGAATGGCGGCGGGATTTCGTGACCAACCATGGCATAAAGGCCGCCCCCTTCCTGTCGGCGCGCCATGATCAGTACCGCATCGACGATCTTGATTCGGCCGGTCGCAGCGCCAATGTTTCGCGCAGTCTGGCGACCGCCGGTCTCGACCTCAGCTATCCGATGATTCGCAAATTCGATGGCTTTGATGTGGTGCTGACACCGATCGCCCAACTGGCGGTGTCGCCTAAGTCCAAATCGTCGAGCCTGATCCCCAACGAAGACAGTCAGGTTTTTGAATATGACGAAACCACCCTGTTCAAGGCCAATAAGTCACCGGGTTATGACCTTTACGAAGGCGGGGCGCGCGCCAGCCTTGGCCTAAAGGCTCAGGTTCAGCTTGATAGTGGCACCACCTTAAAAACCCTGATCGGGCGTACCTTCCGCAATGAGGTCGAAGACACCTATCTTTTGACGGCGACCTCTCCGGCGGGCGTCAAAGTGTCTTACGATCCGTCGGGTCTGGCTAAGACCTCATCCGACTGGGTGGTAACCTCTGACTTTAAAACTGGCGACGGCGGCTATTATGGCTATTCCAAGCTGCGTCTGGACTCTGAGGACGGCGGCATCCGCCGCGGCGAAGTGGGCTTTACTGTCAACCGGCCCAACACCGTCGCCACGGTTCGCTATATCGTCGATAACACCGCCGTGCAGTGGGACACCACCAACACCGTCGTCACCGGCTTTGAAGGCAGCCGCTACGAGGACGTTCAGCTTTACGCCCGCCACTTCTTCACCAAGAACTGGGGCGCGTCGATGCGGATCAACCGTGATCTGAAGACCAATTCCTGGCGCCGGTCTGAAATCAGTGCCATTTACCGCGACGACTGCACCTGGGTCGAAGTCGTGTATGAACGCGACGAAACGGCGATTTTGGGCAACACCAATGGAAAAGCGTCAAGCGGAATATCTTTGCGCCTTAACCTTGCCATATTAGGGTCATCAGGTTCAGACTTTAATGATATTCGCTGA
- a CDS encoding LptF/LptG family permease produces the protein MNSTGVPSFTKRIDAREAILRPGMWDLKNAREASAGEPALFYNALSINSNLNPQTAFEKYISAQSTPFWSLAPTIAEIERSGFSATSYRLRLHQLLATPLMFAAMSALGAVFSLRLMRLGGMAKLAIYGVSLGFAVFFFNQLCSAMGKAEVIPAFMAGWATPIIALLAAMSLLVYTEDG, from the coding sequence TTGAACTCGACCGGCGTGCCCAGCTTCACCAAGCGCATCGATGCCCGTGAGGCCATACTCCGCCCCGGCATGTGGGATCTCAAGAACGCCCGCGAAGCCTCAGCGGGGGAACCTGCGCTGTTTTACAATGCCCTGTCGATCAATTCTAATTTGAATCCACAGACGGCGTTTGAGAAATATATATCCGCCCAATCGACGCCGTTCTGGTCGCTGGCGCCAACCATTGCTGAGATTGAACGCTCCGGCTTTTCGGCCACGTCGTATCGTCTGAGGCTGCATCAATTGCTGGCGACACCGCTGATGTTTGCGGCCATGTCGGCGCTGGGGGCGGTGTTTTCGCTGCGGCTGATGCGGTTAGGTGGCATGGCGAAGCTGGCGATATACGGCGTCAGTCTTGGGTTTGCGGTCTTTTTCTTTAACCAGCTTTGCTCAGCCATGGGTAAGGCCGAAGTCATTCCGGCGTTTATGGCGGGCTGGGCGACCCCGATTATTGCCCTTCTGGCGGCCATGTCATTGCTGGTTTACACTGAAGACGGATAA